aatagagagcatcctgactgggtgcatcacagtgtggtatgggagctgcacagccaaggaccgcaaggcccttcgtagtgtggtcaggtctgcggagttcatcatcggcagggagctcccagccctgcaggacacctaccacacatgatgcctcaggaaagctggTAGGATCCTAAAAGACTGCTACCACCCAGCTTTCAGACTTTTtaccccgctgccttctggcaggcggtaccgtagcatccggtctcgcacacgcagactagagaacagtttcttcccgagggccatcaggctgctaaatggacactGACACACTATCAACACTTTTGCACTCGCCACTTACATGCACTGTCACTTCATATTGCTGTTTGCACTACACTTACATATACTGTCACTTCCAACCTACTGcttgcactagcagtaatacCTTATCAGGAaaattgcactacctgtaactccctCACTGGGTTGTATGTAGGTTAGTAGGTCAATAGGGTAGCAtagtgtattatatgttatatgtatatatgttagtactgtattatatgtatatttagtattatatgtataggttgttatatgtttagtacactgtattgtatatttatcttagTAAGgctatttatatgtttattagtaaggttatttatatgtttattatgtgtaaattatgttcatagtacttgtgcagagtgtacgtcatggtttgttatgttatattatgtgatgttatgttatggtaggtttgggcggcgtcttgtcataagaatttcagtgcccagtctgaccctgtgtcattttgcgcatctgacaaataaaagacttgtaacttgtgcTCTGTTGCTGTGaccaagtgagtgtgtgtgtgtgtgtgtgtgtgtgtgtgtgtgtgtgtgtgtgtgtgtgtgctctgttgttGTGACCATGTGTAGTCTGCATTCATCCAAACACTACAGCAGCTTTGCATTGAAATACTTTAATAAATAGACAACCTGTCTAACAAACATTCCCATTACAGAAACCTACTTCAATTAACGTCACCTCAAttaacagagtgtgtgagagagtgtgtgtgtgtgtgtgtgcgtgtgtgtatgcgtgagtgtatgtgtgtgtttgtgtgtgtaacaaacaTTCCCATTACAGAAACCTACTTCAATTAACGTCACCTCAAttaacagagtgtgtgagagagtgtgtgtgtgtgtgtgtgcctgtgcccgtgcctgtgtctgtgtccgccCGTGTGAATTAATTTActgtaaagtaacaacacaagtgaatCAAACTATAGtagtctagtcttcatcatcactttcaatgacacattttcgctgcttctgaatttcctcatgtctgttgatgtctatcaatatcgctcattttgaagatgacgtcagagggcaatacggatccgtatcagaccggtgaggagggcaatacgcggctggcatgactacccattagccaatcagaacgctcgtactgtcgttgcaaTATAATAAATTATATTATTCTATAATATATGAATGATAATCTCTGGCCCTCAAATCAACAGAGGTGAACAAACCTCAgtatctctacacacacacacacacacacacacacacacacacacacacacacctctaacctGCCTAACCTTGGCAGCCGTAAACATAAAGACacaaggaggagaaggacaaaGTGGAAAACTGCAGAGTGGAACCAACAGACCAACAtgagcgttagcattagcattagctgcaGAGTGGGACCAACAGACCAACAtgagcgttagcattagcattagcattagctgcaGAGTGGGACCAACAGACCAACAtgagcgttagcattagcattagctgcaGGGTGGAACCAACAGACCAACAtgagcgttagcattagcattagctgcaGAGTGGGACCAACAGACCAACAtgagcgttagcattagcattagctgcaGAGTGGGACCAACAGACCAACAtgagcgttagcattagcattagctgcaGGGTGGAACCAACAGACCAACAtgagcattagcattagcattagctgaaGAGTGGAACCAACAGACCATCAtgagcgttagcattagcattagcattagctgcaGGATGGAACCAACAGACCAACAtgagcgttagcattagcattagctgcaTCAAGCTTTTTAAGCTCCTATTAAGCCAGCCCAtcacagacagccacagacagcCTCTCCCCCCGTTAGgacgtggagtgtgtgtgggactgtcaCACTAGTGTAAACAACAACATGTCTGATCAAACACGAGTGTCACGCTAGTGTCAACAACAACATGTCTGATCAAACACGAGTGTCACGCTAGTGTCAACAACAACATGTCTGATCAAACACGAGTGTCACGCTAGTGTCAACAACAACATGTCTGATCAAACACGAGTGTCACGCTAGTGTCAACAACAACATGTCTGATCAAACACGCGTGTCACGCTAGTGTCAACAACAACATGTCTGATCAAACACGCGTGTCACGCCATCCACATGTCTGATGATCTCACTGCTATCGCTAAGAGCCAGTGGCtgatcttcatcatcatcatcatcttcacctCATGAGTCCCTAGGCCTCATCATTAGAACCTTCCGGACAGAAGAACAACACAGGGCTGGGCATTCTGCTGTCTCCATGACTACAGACAgagcaggggggtattcgtcgtagctcgctaaacggtttagcgagctaattttcaggctaagataaaaaacgcccctctttttggttcgtggaagcaacttttgataaatcaccatagttacatatcgattagcactaacctgctccagggcaggctaacttaagtgtagctggataagcttgccacacccccggaaaaaggagggatcccattgaccaaggactgatattagagttagattagcggagggagagagttctttgcgatcgccaagatccattattcttgtatgagcgctaccgattaagccgacaaggaatcattaatttacgagaccttctcgagtaatttattgcaaacaccacattgactgtcttgcgcttttttgcgagtggtacatttttgtagtgtcggtgatgcggagaacaaagcactcataattatatgagtgttattagtacaccatagcacatcattattgtagaaaatgattacggtggactcatgataagaatagagagaaatacagacaatttattttcactgcttcaatttattgcatttgttattaatacatttagtcatttaacagacgcttttattcaaagcgacttccaaggaaatgtaaaactacatcgaggaaggaggtgaggggatttgaactagcgaCCATACAGTTTCAAACCGGTAGAGCAAACCTCTAtaccagtggacacttgccatcaggtatacataaataaatatcaccctataaacatcccaacacaccttgctctcacagcggtggtggtgttgaattttgccatgattatggtcttgtattcgtcataagcgttcatgttcatctcctactcgccagcagagaaaaaaagagcccttttctttgagtttagaaccattataccgttagaaaatcatggttttggtgatcgacctttcctgccttttgaagtaggacgtgcacgcgcaaatgccatgataactttagcctgcttgaaattaaccacatgattaggatgcgggtcagccgttaacgaaccgatatttgctgttctcaatcagctcgctaatcttaacgggctaaaaggccaattgattaacttagcttcaatcctacgacgaacgtaccccaggagAACCGTGGTCCTCTCAGGAGCAACTGAATGACAACACTGGAGAATATCTAaggcagtggttcttaaccgtattggaggtactgaaccctgcaagcttcatcagtgcattcaccgaacccttcgtaattggaaaaaaaatatatgatttcttcaaaacataggtatatattcTATTAGTGCACAAAAACATAACTCAATGAATATTTACTGCAAATCAATGTGACTTTTGCTGTTGCCTTTCAGATACAAGTTCAGAAATGCACATTTTTACTAATCTAACACGGTGAAGAAAAATTGTGTGTTGCCAAATTGTCGGCAGCCAATTTTTTGACGGCCGACAAAAACggcccgacattgctagtgtgaaccgggctatactgtgtgtgtcttgacccctgccgaacccctgagagtgacttaacgaacccctggggttcgatcgaacccaggttaagaaccactgatctaAGGGAACATTTAAATGACTGATTTCAAATATACACAACTACTCCACTGtccactactcacacacagtgtgtacacAAGGGTCTCAGTTTTGAGTGTTTTCTTGGGTTTCCCCTCAAAATGCAGAATGACCTttgacagataaacacagcgAAGAGAGACCCAACGGCTCGTGAGGCTcggcaacactcacacacactcacacacactcacacacacacacactcacactcacacacactcacacacactcacacacactcacacacacacacacacacactcacacacacacacactcacactcacacacactcacacacacacactcacactcacactcacacacactcacacacactcacacacactcacactgaaaggGCACTTCAGAATGTAAGGCTTGTGACACAACTTATAAGTTATAAACTGggatgtcaacatcctctgctGAACAGTCCTGACACATCTCCATGACAACCCATTAGTTATGGGTCAACTCCGCCAATCAGatggggcttgtgtgtgtgagtataggtgggtgtgtatgtctgtgtgtgtgtgtgtgtgtgtgtgtgtgtgtgtgtgtgtgtgtgtgtgtgtgtgtgtgtgagtatgggtgtgtgaagACTGAAAAGTATCAAATTTAGAGGCGGAAAAAAGTCAGAGCTGCCGATTGGTGATTCCCTTCCGGGTCAAAGTGGAAAGGTCAGGTGCAGGTCATAGaacgctctcacactcatgACGTCTGGTCACAAGCAGAGAATCTCTGGTCTCCAGGCAACCACTGGTCTGACAGAATCTCTGATGGTGTTCTAGTGTTCCAGTTTGGCTCTAACGTGGAGCATTCCAGAACCTCCCTCTGACGTGGAGCATTCAGACGTACTGCTCCTCCAGAACCCTCTTGGTCAGACCCAGACCCTCCCCGGCCCGCGGGCTCTCCTTGGTGCTCTGGTGGCAGCAGCTGTCCATGGCACGGGGGGGCTGCATGCCGCTGCTGAGGGGGGGGCACTTAGGGGGGGGGCACCTGTCCCCCAGCAGctgctcctgccccccccctcctcctcctcctcctctgccccgtCCCCCCCCATACGACCCCGCTCCAGCAGCAGCCCCGCCCCCTCTATCCCCAGGCTGTTGTCACGGTGATGGTTGTTATCCAGCCTGTTGTCACGGTGATGGTTGTTGACCTCCTGCTCCGCCGGTggcctggtcacacacacactcgctgatGTCCTTTCACGGTCTCTCCTGCGCCTCAGcgtccacagcacacacacgcacacacacacacacaccagccacagcagcgcaaacaacacacacagcagcgggagcagggagtctgtgtgtgtgtgtgagagaaccaAAGAGAGGGGTTGAGAATGATGGGAATAACATTAAGatatgaagatgtgtgtgtgtgtgtgtgtttgtggtctgtgtgtgtgtgtgtgtgtgtttgtggtctgtgtgtgtgtgtggtgtgtatgtgtgtgtgtatgtgtgtgtgtgagtgtgtgtgtgtgttggagattactgtgtgtgtgtgtgtgtctgtctgtgtgtgtgtgtgtgtgtatgtgtgtgtgtgtgtgtgtgtatgtgtgtgtgtgtgtgtgtgtatgtgtgtgtgtatgtgtgtgtgtgagagaaccaAAGAGAGGGGTTGAGAATGATGGGAATAACATTAAGatatgaagatgtgtgtgtgtgtgtgtgtgtttgtggtctgtgtgtgtgtgtgtgtatgtgtgtgtgtgagtgtgtgtgtgtgttggagattactgtgtgtgtgtgtgtgtctgtgtgtgtgtgtgtgtgtgtgtgtgtatgtgggtgtgtgtgtgtgtgtatgtgtgtgtgtgtgtgtgtgtgtgtgtgtgtgtgtgtatgtgtgtgagatactgACCCCTTGATGATGATGGCTCAGGCGTTTGAACCTTGACCTCTCGTATGGCAAGCAGcagggtgctgttgtggtatttGGACAGCCCCTCGATGAGAACACGCATCACTTCCTGTATCTGAGACTGACCCTCTGGATGCTCACTGCTCACATAGGActgggggtcagaggtcaaataaACACTCACAAATAAATAGAACATCAGTCAACactcacaaataaatacaacatcagtcaacactcacagacaaatacaacatCAGTCAACACTCACAAATAAATAGAACATCAGTCAACACTCACAAATAAATAGAACATCAgtcaacactcacagacaaatacaacatCAGTCAACACTCACAAATAAATAGAACATCAGTCAACACTCACAAATAAATAGAACATCAgtcaacactcacagacaaatacaacatCAGTCAACACTCACAAATAAATAGAACATCAgtcaacactcacagacaaatacaacatcagtcaacacaaataaataaatacaacatcagtcaacacaaataaatacaacaacACATAAGAACTACACATCCTGTCTCCTTTCTCCAACCCTCTacccccctcacctccctctAGAGAAGGCAGAACACTCCCTCTAATAAAAGTGCAGAgtggaaggaaaaaagaagaggcAGTAAAATCATTCAGTTTGCATAGAattagccagtgtgtgtgtgtgtgtgtgtgtgtgagtgtgagtgtgagtgtgtgtgtgtgtgtgtgtgtgtgtgtgtgtgtgtgtgtgtttgtgtgtgagtgtgtgtgtgtgtgtgtgtgtgtgtggggggtgagtgtgtgttactgtgcttgtgtggtcgggtgagtgtgtgtgttttgggctgtgtgtgtgtgtgtgtgtgtgtgtgtgtgtgtgtgtgtgtgtgtgtgtgtgtgtgtgtgtgagtgtgtgtgtgtgtgtgtgtgagtgtgtgtgtgtgtgtgtgacaggtccGGTGGAGTCACGGCCCTTTAACGAGTCTCCCACCCTTAACGGGCCACTCTCTGGATTTACAGCGCCTCAATCTCCACACcacagaccagagagagaggggggggggggggcaagggtctgtgtgagagagggatagagagagagagggatagagagagaggggatgatgAACAGATGTGATGGACAACAGGGcggtgtgttcgtgtgtgtttgtttgtgtgcgtgtgtgtttgtgtgtgtgtgtgtgtgtgtgtgagggtgtgtgagtgtgtgtgtgagtgtgtgtgcgcgtgtgtgtgcgagtgtgtgtgtgtgtgagtgtgtgaggcactGGGTGAGAAAGAGGCACAGGAAACAGAACcctcaccatggcaacccccACGGCACTGCTGTCTGACGGGCACTGGTCACACAGGACGAGGAGAGGGTGGTCTCGGGCCAGGCCTCGCATGATTGGCCAGTACTGGAGCTCAGAACATACACCCTCAACTGTTGacccctgtgacacacacacacacacacacacacacacacacacacacacatagatataatTACATTTCTGGTTGTAATTCCTAATTAATAATGAGTTGTTCAGATTATTCTGTCAGctgtttgacctctgacctggggAAGCATCTCTCTGTTAAACACCAGCGTGACCCGGGCACAGCGGTTGTCTAGGTAACGGCTGTTGGGCTGGCAGGGCGTGCGGGGGGccacggggggagagagatgagggcagATGCCCCACTGATGGCAGGGCGGGCGGAGGcaggacaggaagtgatgcggtACGCACTGGCGGCCTCCAGCACACAGGGGGCGCTGTGGCGCAGCTGCACTCACCTCCAGCAGGCACGGCCGCGGCCCACAATACACCTGGGCACCAGTGAGACACagggtttcagtgtgtgtgtgtgtgtgtgtgtgtgtgtgaaagagagtgtgtgtgtgtgtgtgtgtgagagagagagagagtgtgtgtgtgtgtgagagggagtgagagtgtgtgagagtgtgtgtgtgtgtgtgtgtgtgtgtgtgtgtgtgtgcgctctcccACTGCACGGCCTCGGCCCACAATACACCTGGGCACCAGTGAGACACagggtttcagtgtgtgtgtgtgtgtgtgtgtgtgtgtgtgaaagagagtgtgtgtgtgtgtgtgtgtgtgtgtgtgtgtgtgtgtgtgtgagagagagagagagagagagagtgtgtgtgtgtgtgagagggagtgagagtgtgtgagagtgtgtgagagtgtgtgtgtgtgtgtgtgcgctctcccactgtgtgtgtctaacctgtGTGCAGTGCACATCTCCgttcacacactgacaggtgTTACACTCCTGGTCCCAGCGTTGGCCGTGAGCGAACGTCACAccagcatgaacacacacacgacccacaACTACACAGGAGACATCGcattagtgcacacacacacacacacacacacacacacacacacacccttgagaACTCACACTCGAGGCACTGTggtctgcccacacacacacacacacacacacacagacacacacacacacacacacacacacacacacccccacacacacttcagaactCACACTGGAGGCACTGTggtccgctcacacacacacacacccacacacacacacccacacacacacacacacacacacacacacccttgagaACTCACACTGGAGTgtggggttcaaatacttattttctgcatcaaatacaaataaagtcataaatgttataaaatgcagttttctggatttgtttgttgatattctgtttctcactgttaaaatacacctaccattacaattatagatcacacatttctttgcaagtggtcaaacttgcgaaatcgacaggggttcaaatacttattttccccactgtacctgcagtaacacctcacacacacacacacacacacacatatctgcaaTAACACCTGCCTGTTCTCATCTATGGACTAGAGTATCTGCCTAACCATCATTATATTACTGAatcagacagactgacagactgacacagacagacagacagacagacagacagacagacatatagacagacagacagacagacagactgagatatacagacagacagactgacagactgacagactgacacagacagacagacagacagacagacagacagacacagacagacagacagacagacagacagacagacagacagacacacagacacacagacacagacagacagacagactgacagactgacacagacagacagacagacagacagacagacagacacacagacagacagacagacagacagacagacagaaagacagacagacatatagacagacagacagacacacagacagacagacagacatatagacagacagacatatagacagacagacagacagacagacagacagacagactgagatacacagacacacacacacacacacacacacacagacacacacacacacacacacacacacagacacagacacagacacacacacacacacacacacacacacacacacacacacagacacacacacacttacggaGAGCACAGGTAGGCCCCTCCCACCCTTCCTTGCAGATGCAGGTataagccccgccccctccaATACAGGCACCTCCATTTAGACAAGGAGCAGAGTCGCACGAGCTGTTGATCgctagagaacacacacacacacacgcacacgcacacacacacaccacacacacacacacacacacaccacacacgcacacacacatagatagttcatgtcaaaacacacacacacacacgcacgcacgcacgcacacacacacacgcacacgcacacacacatagatagttcatgtcaaaacacacacacacacacacacacacacacacgcacgcacgcacgcacgcacgcacgcacgcacgcacatacacacacacacgcacacacgcacacacacatagatagttcatgtcaaaacacacacacacacacacacacacacacagacacacacacacacacacacacagacacgcacacacacacatagatagttaatgtcaaaacacacacacacacacacacaagatagagAGTGATAGGTAGATTAaatatcaaaacacacactcacacaaggtcCACATGAAGaaataactcacacacacacataaacacacacacacacacacttacctgtgTTACAGGTACTGCCTCCCCAGcctttcgcacacacacagaggaaagagtCTCCTTGGTCAAAGCAAGTGCCTCCATTACAGCAGGTGACCGCATCACACTGACCATCACctacaagagacacacacacacacacacacacacacacacacacacacacacacacacacactgaccatcacctacaagagaaacacacacacacacacacacacacacacacacacacactgaccatcacctacaagagacacacacacacactgtgtttacatggattcgaattaCTGGCTTATTTGGACTGAAATAGAATTAATCCCTTTCTTGTAAACACCTTTTGTTCGAATAATTGCGGTCCGACTATGATCCGATCGACACCCCGAGATAACTCGGTCCGAGTCGGTTGATAATTCGGACATCGCATGCTTGTAAACGGTGAATTgggccctcccccccccctccctcccaggtcgtgacccggaagtcGCAAGAGACGATAAGTTGTCGCTAATAGCGCCGTTTGCATTCGCAGTGCTCCTATTGTCATCATGCACGAAATGTAGAGGGACGTAGCTTCACCTTGCTCTCTGTTCGCCATCGTTCTCgaaatgttgatgttgttgttgttgttgttgttgttgttgttgttgttggtagtggtgaagaggtcaagcgggaatggctgtatcaccactagttgtaatgaaaacagcgccacgtATCGTACTGGGATACGACATGCTTTCGACCAATGATTCgctttattcactgccatgtatattgggataatagcagttgccccaaaaAATAGCATTCTCCGAATAAAGCTAGATTCGAGTtgataccatcatgtaaacttactgacacacactgaccatcacCTACAAGAGACAGCAGATCAGTAACACAGATGGACAAAGtggcagacagacaagacaaggGCACACCAGGAAACAaaaggagagatgtgtgtgtgtgtgtgtctgtgtctgtgtgtgtgtgtgtgtgtgtgtgtgtgtgtgtgtgtgtgtgtgcatgtgtgcgtgtgtgtgcgtgtctgtgtgtgtgtgtgcgtgtgtgtgtgtgtgcgtgtgtctgtgcgtgtatgtgtgcgtgtgtgtgtgtgtgcgtgtgtctgtgcgtgtatgtgtgcgtgtctgtgtgtgtgtgtgcgtgtgtgtgtgtgtgtgtgtgtctgtgcgtgtatgtgtgcgtgtgtgtgtgtgtgtgcatacactcactctcatgGCAGTATTTCCCTGTAAACCCTGGCTGGCAGGCACAGGTGAAGCTGCCACCTGATTGGCTGATACAGCGTCCATGAGCTCCACAGACATTGGAGGAAATATGCCTCACATCCTCCTCTGTGGAGTTGGTTGCCACAGCAACTGTGCAGCTGTCAATCACTgaaagagtcaatcagaagagACTCTGGGTGTTAGAAGCAGGTTAGTGGAAggtgaccccacacacacacacacacacacacacacacacacacagacagacagacacaattcAGTCATTTTTCTGTCTTCCAAGAAATCCTCAAAGATTAAATGTGGATTCATGAATCACGGCTCTACGAATTACGCTATTTATGATTACAGTTATagtatttggcagatgcttttgtccaaagcgacttataaaacaataaaaacagacattagaaaacagataaattaaaaacagataaattaaaaacagataaataaaaaaaacataaa
Above is a window of Clupea harengus chromosome 14, Ch_v2.0.2, whole genome shotgun sequence DNA encoding:
- the LOC105912057 gene encoding protein jagged-2-like yields the protein MRIHLFAVWLLLTLWTEVCQCSGYLELQLMRVENGKGELANGECCVGSRRRSDGHCEHGDCETYFRACLKEYQTEVSATGPCTYGSGSTRVIGGNTFRLEGSATNPNRISDAGTIYIPFEFAWPRAFTLILEAWHWDNHSLTASEDLLIQRLTYKAVMNPGDESQPMHLYGDTATVELSLSVRCDKHYYGNKCNKQCRPRDDYFGHYVCDANGNRDCLEGWAGEDCTTAVCKPGCNPPQGRCEIPGECKCKVGWGGPLCNQCVPYPGCKHGSCVEPWQCRCNKNWGGILCDRDLNYCGTHQPCRNGGICSNPEPGQYSCQCPQGYSGRNCEIVIDSCTVAVATNSTEEDVRHISSNVCGAHGRCISQSGGSFTCACQPGFTGKYCHESDGQCDAVTCCNGGTCFDQGDSFLCVCAKGWGGSTCNTAINSSCDSAPCLNGGACIGGGGAYTCICKEGWEGPTCALLVGRVCVHAGVTFAHGQRWDQECNTCQCVNGDVHCTQVYCGPRPCLLEVSAAAPQRPLCAGGRQCVPHHFLSCLRPPCHQWGICPHLSPPVAPRTPCQPNSRYLDNRCARVTLVFNREMLPQGSTVEGVCSELQYWPIMRGLARDHPLLVLCDQCPSDSSAVGVAMSYVSSEHPEGQSQIQEVMRVLIEGLSKYHNSTLLLAIREVKVQTPEPSSSRDSLLPLLCVLFALLWLVCVCVCVCVLWTLRRRRDRERTSASVCVTRPPAEQEVNNHHRDNRLDNNHHRDNSLGIEGAGLLLERGRMGGDGAEEEEEEGGGRSSCWGTGAPPLSAPPSAAACSPPVPWTAAATRAPRRARGPGRVWV